From a single Kryptolebias marmoratus isolate JLee-2015 linkage group LG6, ASM164957v2, whole genome shotgun sequence genomic region:
- the ahr1b gene encoding aryl hydrocarbon receptor, which produces MYAGRRRRKAAPSAVKKLPAEGAKSNPSKRHRDRLNSELERLAGLLPFPEEVTASLDKLSILRLSVSYLRAKNFFSVALNSRNGESAAEVNDDDDERKSGVTKKQISEGELLLQALNGFVLVITASGTIFYCSHTIQDYLGFHQTDVMHQNVYELVHTEDQQELRRNLHWALNPLHATASATSQDSLQEMEPDSSSSLVAYNPEQLPPENSSFLERSFVCRFRCLLDNSSGFLALSIQGRLKFLHGQNQQQENGGKAVPQLALFAIATSLQPPAILEIRTKNMIFRTKHKLDFTPLACDAKGKIVLGYTEAELRVRGSGYQFIHAADMLYCAENHVRMIKTGESGLTVFRLLTKENRWKWVQANARLVYKNGKPDYIIATQRPLLDEEGGEHLRKRSMHLPFTYATGEALLYQSHHPIAGFIDRNQERNSSKSKKCRSDRLARDGLDPGSLLGALMSQDESVYVSQPAPEPKMSFHSSFFGEQIDFFYSEMSGQRRSWQEPSNGVVAEPRTSFDPLLATLDSLSLEAQGVVDAEDGGCSNGELFLALEGLGLSAEDLELLLLDERMIRVEMDPEHVPALDELLTNDEILSYIYDSIEGNTDSVGHGGQVTPNTTAVAITTSPRPEDNPTSGSNLQVQFPHCKPLLGGRAPIVQLSQQMQQHLNMQAAKAAHDWRQHSDHMIPEELLGPNLSLPNGQWTAQDILVTAGIQLEHIKSQLDDELQQQQMHQHYLQHHQVSGTQKQLSLQGHSQQKGGSLNGLCGTSCSGHKSQWQDFDFIENLSSNSSFDSRQKLHPSMSLESYSLPDFHNADYSVSGSGLVQRPGHQDGSEASIISIPEMNHKHHQGQVPGSLSQVISSPLQPPPPNTSLEEILGGRKPGCKLDHYDTEISEICHDPVHSKMEQGSILNSSYPEGCAAPNENGPTPPQWL; this is translated from the exons tTGCCCTGAACAGTCGGAATGGAGAGAGCGCAGCCGAAGTGAACGATGACGACGATGAGAGGAAAAGTGgagtgacaaaaaaacagatttccgAGGGTGAACTCCTGCTGCAG gCCCTGAATGGGTTTGTCTTGGTCATCACTGCAAGTGGAACCATATTCTACTGCTCCCACACCATCCAGGACTACCTGGGCTTCCATCAG ACCGACGTCATGCACCAGAACGTATATGAACTGGTCCACACTGAGGACCAGCAGGAGCTCAGAAGAAACTTGCACTGGGCTCTGAATCCTCTGCATGCAACAGCATCTGCCACTTCTCAGGACTCCCTGCAAG AGATGGAACCGGACAGCAGCTCCTCGTTGGTCGCCTATAATCCTGAACAGCTTCCTCCGGAGAACTCGTCCTTCCTGGAGAGGAGTTTCGTGTGTCGCTTCCGCTGCCTCCTGGACAACTCTTCTGGTTTCCTG gcttTGAGCATCCAGGGCAGGCTCAAGTTTCTTCATGGacagaaccagcagcaggaGAACGGAGGAAAAGCCGTGCCACAGCTCGCCCTGTTTGCTATTGCCACTTCTCTGCAGCCTCCAGCCATCCTGGAGATCAGGACCAAGAACATGATCTTCAGGACTAAACACAAACTGGACTTCACACCCCTGGCCTGTGATGCAAA agggAAGATTGTTTTGGGGTACACCGAGGCTGAACTGCGAGTACGAGGATCAGGCTATCAATTCATCCACGCAGCAGACATGCTGTACTGTGCAGAGAACCATGTCAGAA tgaTAAAGACCGGAGAAAGTGGACTGACCGTGTTCAGGCTTCTCACCAAAGAGAATCGCTGGAAATGGGTCCAAGCCAACGCTCGGCTGGTGTACAAGAACGGCAAACCAGACTACATCATCGCCACCCAGAGGCCGCTTCT GGACGAAGAAGGAGGAGAACACTTGCGTAAGCGCTCCATGCATCTCCCATTTACCTACGCTACAGGTGAGGCCCTGCTCTACCAGTCCCACCATCCCATCGCAGGCTTTATTGACAGGAACCAGGAGAGAAACAGCAGTAAGTCAAAGAAGTGCCGGTCTGACAGGCTGGCGAGGGATGGTCTGGACCCTGGCTCCCTGCTCGGTGCTCTCATGAGTCAGGATGAATCTGTGTATGTTTCCCAACCAGCTCCTGAACCCAAAATGTCCTTCCACAGCAGCTTCTTTGGAGAGCAGATTGACTTCTTTTACTCTGAAATGTCCGGGCAGCGCAGGAGCTGGCAAGAGCCTTCCAACGGTGTGGTTGCGGAGCCCCGCACCAGCTTTGATCCGTTGCTGGCTACCCTGGACTCTCTCTCCTTGGAGGCCCAGGGGGTCGTGGATGCAGAGGACGGAGGCTGTTCAAACGGTGAGCTGTTTTTAGCTCTGGAGGGGCTGGGGTTGAGCGCTGAGGACCTGGAGCTTCTGCTGCTGGATGAGCGGATGATCAGAGTGGAGATGGACCCTGAGCACGTGCCCGCCTTGGACGAACTGCTGACAAACGATGAGATCCTTTCATACATCTATGACTCTATAGAAGGAAATACTGACTCTGTGGGGCATGGAGGACAAGTGACCCCTAACACCACAGCAGTGGCCATCACAACATCACCAAGACCTGAAGATAATCCCACATCTGGTTCTAATCTACAGGTGCAGTTCCCACACTGCAAGCCTCTTTTGGGGGGGCGGGCTCCCATTGTGCAGCTGTCGCAGCAGATGCAGCAGCATCTTAACATGCAAGCAGCCAAAGCAGCACACGACTGGAGACAGCACAGTGATCATATGATTCCTGAAGAACTGCTGGGTCCAAATCTGTCCCTCCCCAATGGACAATGGACAGCTCAGGACATTCTGGTCACTGCAGGGATACAACTTGAACACATAAAATCTCAGCTGGATGAcgagcttcagcagcagcaaatgCATCAACACTACCTTCAGCATCATCAGGTCTCCGGGACCCAGAAGCAGCTCTCCCTGCAGGGCCACAGCCAGCAGAAAGGAGGCAGTCTCAATGGACTCTGTGGCACTTCCTGCTCAGGACACAAATCACAATGGCAGGACTTTGATTTCATTGAGAATCTAAGTAGCAACTCCTCCTTTGATAGCAGACAGAAACTTCATCCGAGCATGTCTTTGGAGTCGTACAGCCTGCCAGATTTTCATAATGCGGATTACTCTGTCAGTGGAAGTGGTTTGGTTCAGAGACCTGGACACCAGGATGGGAGTGAGGCCAGCATTATCTCTATCCCAGAGATGAACCACAAGCACCATCAAGGGCAAGTCCCTGGATCTTTGTCTCAGGTCATCTCCAGCCCATTGCAGCCTCCTCCCCCCAACACCTCCCTGGAGGAGATCCTGGGAGGGAGGAAGCCGGGTTGTAAGCTGGACCATTATGACACGGAGATCTCTGAGATCTGCCACGACCCAGTCCACAGTAAG ATGGAACAAGGCAGCATTCTGAACAGTTCTTACCCAGAAGGCTGTGCTGCCCCAAATGAGAATGGACCAACACCTCCCCAATGGCTGTGA